The following coding sequences are from one Shewanella putrefaciens window:
- the proB gene encoding glutamate 5-kinase, whose product MNLSEIAYRRVVVKLGTSVLTSGSKQLDKAHMVELARQMAALMKSGVEVVLCTSGAIAAGREHLQYPTLPDTMANKQLLAAVGQSQLILAWAQLFSIYGLHVGQLLLTRADLQDRERYLNARDTLNALLANNIIPIINENDAVATNEIKVGDNDNLSARAALLCDADLLILLTDQKGLFDADPRTNPNAKLISQVVKIDDSLRMLAGGSVSGLGTGGMSTKLEAADIARRAGIEVVIASGHHPDVIKKVVGKESVGTHFSAIENPLESRKQWILAGPATQGSLVLDAGAVKAVTDKGRSLLSKGIIGVKGEFERGATLKLVDQQGKVIAKGITRYCGQALNLIAGKHSDEIESVLGYDYGDAIVHRNDMVVL is encoded by the coding sequence CAGCTAGATAAAGCCCATATGGTTGAGCTGGCTCGTCAAATGGCTGCACTGATGAAGTCAGGGGTCGAAGTCGTTTTATGCACCTCAGGGGCGATTGCCGCTGGGCGTGAACATCTCCAATACCCGACACTGCCCGACACTATGGCCAATAAGCAGTTGTTAGCCGCTGTCGGGCAAAGTCAGTTGATCCTCGCTTGGGCACAACTCTTTAGTATTTATGGGCTGCATGTGGGCCAACTCTTGCTAACCCGCGCCGACTTGCAGGATAGAGAACGTTATCTCAATGCTAGAGATACACTCAATGCATTGTTGGCAAACAATATTATCCCCATCATTAATGAAAATGATGCCGTGGCTACCAACGAGATTAAAGTCGGTGATAATGATAATTTATCGGCCCGCGCGGCGCTGCTGTGTGATGCTGATTTATTGATTTTATTGACGGATCAAAAGGGGTTGTTCGATGCCGATCCGCGCACTAATCCGAATGCTAAATTGATTTCGCAGGTGGTGAAGATTGATGACAGTCTGCGGATGTTAGCGGGTGGTTCTGTATCGGGTTTAGGTACGGGCGGTATGTCGACTAAACTGGAAGCCGCTGATATTGCTCGCCGTGCCGGGATTGAGGTGGTGATTGCCTCAGGTCATCACCCCGATGTGATTAAAAAAGTGGTTGGTAAAGAGTCCGTTGGTACTCACTTTAGTGCCATTGAAAACCCGCTCGAAAGCCGTAAACAGTGGATATTGGCGGGCCCTGCGACTCAAGGTTCTTTAGTGCTCGATGCTGGCGCGGTAAAAGCCGTTACCGATAAGGGCCGTAGCTTATTATCTAAAGGCATTATTGGGGTTAAGGGCGAATTTGAGCGCGGCGCAACACTGAAATTAGTTGACCAACAAGGTAAAGTAATTGCTAAGGGGATAACGAGGTATTGTGGTCAAGCCTTGAATTTGATTGCGGGTAAACATTCCGACGAGATCGAGTCAGTACTCGGTTACGATTATGGTGACGCAATAGTGCACCGAAACGACATGGTGGTCCTATAA